A genomic segment from Deinococcus humi encodes:
- a CDS encoding helix-turn-helix domain-containing protein, giving the protein MKQPSSFVGARLSEVREAYGMAVGTLATLVGVHRNTIGEYENGAQPDGPTLDRISKVLGVPAHYFFVPIVREAHAPPLFRCKSKTTETEKRQAEVHLEWVQEIDQFISKHVALPKPNLPDLSDIPAHPRLIRSEHIEEVAVRVRNQWGLGEAPLNNVVHVLEKNGYIVSHFSLGFDNVEALFFKTHRERAYILVNKDYDSAARLRFTALHEASHDILHGRLPTNFEIDKPMKKLIEQQGNELTLAIALPQAFIDEVKSVSLETLRILKPRWKMSIQAMLRRLLNVGRIDKARFASLMVHLSKRGWRMTEPHDDALPIERPTLLKSAINALVTKAGMQKSALGAVLPLPVGIVEKLAGLPAGYFVPDPEDFNLSVPKNIQLFG; this is encoded by the coding sequence GTGAAACAACCATCCAGCTTTGTAGGCGCTCGTCTGAGTGAAGTGAGGGAGGCATACGGCATGGCCGTGGGCACCCTCGCAACACTCGTTGGCGTCCACAGAAATACTATCGGCGAATACGAAAATGGCGCTCAACCCGACGGACCGACCTTGGACCGGATTAGCAAGGTTCTTGGCGTGCCAGCCCACTACTTCTTTGTGCCCATTGTCCGAGAGGCGCATGCCCCTCCTCTGTTTAGATGTAAAAGTAAAACAACAGAGACAGAGAAACGGCAAGCAGAGGTTCATCTCGAGTGGGTCCAAGAAATTGATCAGTTTATCTCAAAGCATGTAGCACTGCCAAAGCCGAATCTTCCTGATCTATCAGATATCCCCGCCCATCCTCGACTAATCAGGAGCGAGCATATTGAAGAAGTGGCAGTAAGAGTAAGGAATCAATGGGGACTGGGAGAGGCACCCCTAAATAACGTTGTCCATGTGCTAGAGAAAAATGGTTATATTGTTAGCCACTTTTCTCTTGGTTTTGATAATGTTGAGGCATTATTTTTCAAAACGCACAGAGAAAGAGCATATATCCTTGTTAATAAGGATTACGACTCAGCTGCTCGACTGAGGTTTACCGCGCTACATGAAGCGTCTCATGACATCCTTCACGGCCGTCTGCCTACAAACTTCGAAATCGACAAGCCCATGAAGAAGCTTATTGAACAACAGGGCAATGAGTTGACTCTAGCAATCGCTCTCCCTCAGGCTTTTATTGATGAAGTAAAGTCAGTATCACTAGAGACTCTTCGGATTCTCAAGCCGCGCTGGAAAATGTCGATACAAGCAATGCTTCGTCGTCTACTGAATGTTGGAAGAATTGATAAAGCACGGTTTGCGTCTCTAATGGTTCATCTCTCCAAACGTGGTTGGCGCATGACTGAACCTCACGATGACGCGCTCCCCATCGAGCGCCCTACCCTCCTGAAGTCTGCAATTAATGCCCTAGTAACCAAAGCAGGAATGCAGAAGAGTGCTTTAGGAGCTGTGCTTCCCCTGCCTGTTGGGATTGTAGAGAAACTAGCCGGACTCCCTGCTGGGTATTTCGTGCCAGATCCGGAGGATTTTAACTTGTCAGTGCCAAAGAATATTCAGCTCTTTGGCTAA
- a CDS encoding glycoside hydrolase family 108 protein gives MTSDFERAHEFTARWEGGLVDHPADPGGRTAYGVTQRVYTAWRTGQKLPARDVWLIREDEVLTIYRTRYWEAYPFPSRLPWPLSAAIYDMAVNHGGGRSDGSNGAGGLLQRAMTHLPNGAPVDVALAACDERETFYRAIVRERPSQSVFLRGWLRRVNAQRVWLRENAAPALPPRVILIDMAGQEVDWSGRPDKYGGVLLDDALIIQLRTVYASPGGPWNYPGLRVWVRRNGDMVLERAPLKPKDHTEAPSLPSQAR, from the coding sequence GTGACCAGCGACTTCGAGCGTGCTCACGAGTTCACGGCCCGTTGGGAAGGCGGCCTCGTCGATCACCCTGCAGACCCCGGAGGCCGCACCGCTTACGGCGTCACTCAGCGCGTGTATACGGCCTGGCGCACTGGCCAGAAGCTGCCGGCACGCGACGTGTGGCTGATCCGCGAAGACGAGGTGTTGACCATCTACCGCACCCGTTACTGGGAGGCCTACCCGTTTCCCAGTCGCCTGCCCTGGCCACTGTCTGCGGCCATCTACGACATGGCCGTGAACCACGGCGGCGGGCGCAGCGATGGTAGCAACGGGGCAGGCGGCCTGCTCCAGCGGGCCATGACTCATCTCCCGAACGGGGCGCCGGTGGACGTAGCGTTGGCAGCCTGCGACGAGCGCGAGACGTTCTACCGGGCCATCGTCAGGGAGCGACCCAGTCAAAGCGTGTTCCTGCGCGGCTGGCTGCGGCGCGTGAATGCCCAGCGCGTGTGGCTCCGCGAGAACGCTGCGCCCGCCTTGCCGCCCCGCGTGATCCTGATCGACATGGCGGGGCAGGAGGTGGACTGGAGTGGCCGTCCGGACAAGTACGGCGGTGTGCTGCTTGATGACGCCCTGATCATTCAGCTGAGAACCGTCTACGCCTCGCCCGGTGGGCCGTGGAACTATCCCGGCCTGCGGGTGTGGGTTCGCCGCAATGGGGACATGGTGCTGGAGCGTGCCCCGCTTAAGCCTAAAGACCACACAGAAGCACCCTCTCTGCCATCACAGGCGCGTTAG